A genomic window from Triticum urartu cultivar G1812 chromosome 7, Tu2.1, whole genome shotgun sequence includes:
- the LOC125521744 gene encoding scopoletin glucosyltransferase-like, which yields MAGDDEQRPLHILFFPFPSPGHLIPIADMAALLATRGAKCTILTTPVNAATIRPAVDRANDARRGTADSPSPPAIQISVVPFPDVGLPPGVENATGLTGDADRDKFFHAIQRFRGPFEQFFAGECPDAVVADSHFQWSVDAAAEHGVPRLAFLGTSMFARACTDSMLRNNPLASCPDAVVSLPGLPHRVDMLRSQMVDPSKRPESFAFFQRVNAEDQRSYGEVFNSFHELEPDYVEHYRTTLGRRVWLVGPVAPAGGDMGATKGATSELSSDGAGCLRWLDTKPTGSVVYVSFGTLSSFSPAELRELAGGLDLSGKNFMWVISHAGAGADADTDAQPEWMPEGFAELMAPPGGRGFIIRGWAPQTLILSHPAVGAFLTHCGWNSTLEAVSAGVPMVTWPRFGDQFFNEKLVVEVLQVGASVGACDYASFMETHHGVVRAEVVAGSIGTVMGDGEEGEAIRSKARELGVKARMAVGNAGSSYGDVGRLMDELIARRRT from the coding sequence ATGGCCGGCGACGATGAGCAGCGGCCGCTGCACATCCTCTTCTTCCCGTTTCCCTCTCCGGGCCACCTCATCCCGATCGCTGACATGGCCGCGCTCTTGGCGACTCGCGGCGCCAAGTGCACAATCCTCACCACGCCGGTCAACGCTGCCACCATCCGCCCGGCCGTCGACCGTGCCAACGACGCTCGCCGTGGAACTGCGGATTCCCCATCCCCACCGGCGATCCAGATCTCCGTCGTGCCCTTCCCTGACGTTGGGCTCCCGCCGGGCGTGGAGAACGCCACGGGCCTTACCGGCGACGCCGACCGCGACAAGTTCTTTCACGCGATCCAGCGGTTCCGCGGGCCCTTCGAGCAGTTCTTTGCCGGCGAATGCCCTGACGCCGTCGTCGCCGACAGCCACTTCCAGTGGTCCGTCGACGCCGCGGCGGAGCACGGCGTCCCGCGGCTGGCGTTCCTCGGCACCAGCATGTTCGCGCGGGCCTGCACCGACAGCATGCTGCGCAACAACCCGCTGGCGTCTTGCCCCGACGCCGTCGTCTCCCTACCGGGGCTGCCGCACCGCGTCGACATGTTACGGAGCCAGATGGTGGACCCCTCCAAGCGGCCGGAGAGTTTTGCCTTCTTCCAGCGCGTGAACGCCGAGGACCAGAGGAGCTACGGCGAGGTGTTCAACAGCTTCCACGAGCTGGAGCCGGACTACGTCGAGCACTACCGCACGACGCTCGGCCGCCGCGTATGGCTCGTTGGGCCGGTCGCGCCAGCCGGCGGAGACATGGGCGCGACCAAAGGCGCCACCAGCGAGCTCTCGTCTGACGGCGCCGGCTGCCTGCGGTGGCTCGACACGAAGCCGACCGGCTCGGTGGTGTACGTCTCCTTCGGCACGCTGTCCAGTTTCTCGCCGGCCGAGCTGCGCGAGCTCGCCGGCGGCCTCGACCTCTCAGGCAAGAACTTCATGTGGGTCATCAGCCACGCAGGCGCAGGAGCAGACGCCGACACCGATGCACAACCGGAGTGGATGCCCGAAGGCTTCGCCGAGCTTATGGCGCCGCCGGGCGGGCGCGGCTTCATCATCCGCGGCTGGGCGCCGCAAACGCTCATCCTGAGCCACCCGGCCGTCGGCGCGTTCTTGACGCACTGCGGCTGGAACTCTACGCTGGAGGCCGTCAGCGCCGGCGTGCCGATGGTCACGTGGCCGCGGTTCGGCGACCAGTTCTTCAACGAGAAGCTCGTCGTGGAGGTGCTCCAGGTCGGGGCCAGCGTCGGCGCCTGCGACTACGCGTCGTTCATGGAGACCCATCATGGCGTGGTGCGCGCCGAGGTGGTCGCTGGATCCATCGGGACGGTGATGGGCGAcggcgaggagggcgaggcgatACGGAGCAAGGCCAGGGAGCTCGGTGTCAAAGCTAGGATGGCAGTGGGCAACGCCGGGTCGTCGTACGGCGATGTTGGGCGGCTAATGGACGAGTTGATTGCTCGCCGACGGACCTAA